From Phaeobacter sp. A36a-5a, the proteins below share one genomic window:
- a CDS encoding M10 family metallopeptidase C-terminal domain-containing protein, whose protein sequence is MPTSTETSTDWWTNDQTPENPFGKSEDYEGFLDYLGALGRSLTPEIAAEPLVINLTGLNDHPSYKEAAIGALEMWSAVTPLQFEIVDDAPFDADVHWMEVVSPEIGEQNDGSAFSSDRYVSVGQRFHDTEPNITDLGGYVFDTFVHEFGHEFGLNHPGLYNYSGPGGVQINYLNNATWTYDRQQYSVMSYFDGIDVGEDTRWSAVTPLMGDIEAIIRRYFSTVDDEGVRTYQTINLNTDDNTYGFNSSEYGYLLTEDGPQHDIGFVIHDTGGDDTIDFSGSTASTILDLRAGEFSSVNGHNNNVSIFAGHNADQTEYYIETGIGSSYDDILIGNDGDNVLDGRAGNDRMAGNGGDDVYFVDSIDDIVREEENGGNDTVIVVADGLDLGDIANVETIIYAGGTPGTPGSDAPDAPNEGPTDALDSLIIGDDSNETLDGGAGGNTIFGLGGDDLIIGGRDTLASRDINNTIDIADLEDQTETDDGNDALYGGDGNDTINGGAGDDLLDGGDGNDLLRGQAGADVFRGGAGIDTVDFSQESPFQLLVNLETNVASGGTASGDTFYSIENLIGSDDRIDRFIGTSDNNHFWGQGGGDVFNGGGGDDTLDGGNDGDMLYGEDGDDVLIGGSGQDYLDGGAGVDTVVYTTSSVGVTVDLENGTARGGDADGPVQIVGRGTTIRHDIIVDVENAVGSLHDDHLIGSDGENTLSGGAGDDVLTGGGGADLLDGGAGSDTADYANATRGVKLNMANGKTAGDTYVSIENISGSGFNDRIKGDGSDNVLTGQGGNDTLKGGNGDDTLLGDFADAADAIPQPGLGTGYATLGPDATNNSIETAFDISDNFSLTEDPDIFDSTSVLHTTVNATGNGAGGYYRIDLAAGTVLTIDIDGIADPNVHDSWVRLLDSEGNIVTQNDDGGGDPGSTSNRDSSTVFVVEETGTYYILEGSWSPDTADGWSESVPEGSTYELNVSVEFPPAPAQPGEAGEDVLRGGRGNDMLDGGLMADTLFGGQGDDYFRFSTELGADNIDEIRDFDVASDTILLDSAIFTEVGAEGVLDFGAFHSSASGTALDAADRIVYNTSSGALTYDADGRGGDDAIQFAQLQSGLQLTSDDFVII, encoded by the coding sequence ATGCCAACATCAACCGAGACCAGCACAGACTGGTGGACCAATGATCAAACGCCGGAGAACCCCTTTGGCAAAAGCGAGGATTACGAGGGGTTTCTCGATTATCTGGGTGCGCTGGGACGCAGCCTGACGCCGGAAATCGCCGCTGAACCGCTGGTGATCAACCTGACCGGGCTGAATGATCACCCCAGCTACAAAGAGGCGGCCATCGGCGCGCTGGAGATGTGGTCCGCAGTCACGCCTTTGCAATTTGAGATCGTCGATGACGCCCCCTTTGATGCCGATGTGCACTGGATGGAGGTTGTCAGCCCGGAAATCGGCGAACAAAATGACGGCAGCGCCTTTTCCAGCGACCGCTATGTCAGCGTCGGCCAGCGCTTCCACGATACCGAGCCGAATATCACCGACCTTGGCGGCTATGTCTTTGATACCTTTGTGCATGAGTTCGGCCATGAATTCGGCCTGAACCACCCCGGTCTTTATAACTACAGCGGCCCCGGCGGCGTGCAGATCAACTATCTGAACAATGCGACCTGGACCTATGACCGTCAGCAATACAGCGTCATGTCCTATTTCGATGGTATCGACGTGGGTGAGGATACGCGCTGGTCAGCGGTGACCCCGCTTATGGGTGATATCGAGGCGATCATTCGCCGCTATTTCTCCACCGTCGATGATGAGGGCGTGCGGACATATCAGACCATCAACCTCAATACCGATGACAATACCTATGGCTTCAACAGCAGCGAATACGGCTACCTGCTGACCGAGGACGGGCCGCAGCACGATATCGGTTTTGTGATCCATGACACCGGCGGCGATGACACCATCGATTTCTCCGGTTCCACCGCCAGCACCATTCTGGACCTGCGTGCCGGTGAGTTTTCCAGCGTCAACGGGCACAACAACAATGTGTCGATCTTTGCCGGGCACAACGCGGATCAGACTGAATATTACATCGAGACAGGGATCGGCAGCAGCTACGACGATATCCTGATCGGCAATGACGGCGACAATGTTCTGGACGGGCGCGCGGGCAATGACCGCATGGCCGGCAATGGCGGAGATGACGTCTATTTCGTTGATTCCATTGATGATATCGTTCGCGAGGAAGAAAACGGCGGCAATGACACCGTGATCGTGGTGGCCGATGGGCTGGATCTGGGCGACATCGCCAATGTGGAGACCATCATCTACGCGGGCGGCACGCCGGGAACACCGGGCAGCGACGCGCCGGATGCGCCGAACGAGGGGCCAACCGACGCGCTGGACAGTCTGATCATCGGGGATGACAGCAATGAGACGCTGGATGGCGGTGCCGGTGGCAACACCATCTTTGGCCTTGGTGGCGATGATCTGATCATTGGCGGGCGCGATACGCTGGCCAGCCGCGACATCAACAACACCATTGATATTGCTGACCTTGAGGATCAGACCGAAACCGACGATGGCAATGACGCGCTTTATGGCGGCGATGGCAATGATACCATCAACGGCGGAGCGGGCGACGACCTGCTGGACGGCGGCGATGGCAACGACCTGTTGCGCGGTCAGGCGGGGGCCGATGTGTTCCGCGGCGGGGCAGGGATCGACACCGTTGATTTCAGCCAGGAAAGCCCGTTCCAGCTGCTGGTCAACCTGGAAACCAATGTGGCCAGCGGGGGCACCGCTTCGGGCGATACCTTCTACAGCATTGAAAACCTGATCGGCTCGGATGACCGGATCGACCGGTTTATCGGCACCTCCGACAACAACCATTTCTGGGGTCAGGGCGGCGGCGATGTCTTCAATGGCGGCGGCGGTGACGACACGCTGGATGGCGGCAACGACGGTGACATGCTCTATGGTGAGGACGGCGACGACGTTCTGATCGGCGGCAGCGGTCAGGATTATCTCGACGGCGGCGCAGGCGTGGATACCGTGGTTTATACCACCAGCTCGGTCGGGGTGACTGTCGATCTGGAAAACGGCACAGCCCGTGGCGGCGACGCTGACGGACCGGTGCAGATCGTCGGACGCGGCACCACGATCCGTCATGACATCATCGTGGATGTGGAAAACGCGGTTGGCTCGCTCCATGACGATCACCTGATCGGCTCGGATGGCGAAAACACCCTGAGCGGCGGTGCCGGCGACGATGTTCTGACCGGCGGTGGCGGGGCGGACCTGCTTGATGGCGGCGCGGGCAGCGATACGGCCGACTACGCCAATGCGACCCGTGGCGTGAAGCTGAACATGGCCAATGGCAAGACCGCGGGTGACACCTATGTTTCCATCGAGAATATCTCCGGCTCCGGTTTCAATGACCGGATCAAGGGCGACGGCTCCGACAATGTGCTGACCGGGCAGGGGGGCAATGACACCCTGAAAGGCGGCAACGGGGATGACACCCTGCTGGGGGATTTTGCCGATGCCGCGGATGCGATACCGCAGCCCGGTCTTGGCACCGGCTACGCCACGCTGGGTCCGGATGCGACCAATAACTCGATCGAAACCGCCTTTGATATCTCGGATAACTTCTCGCTGACCGAGGACCCGGATATCTTTGACTCGACCAGCGTGCTGCACACCACAGTGAATGCCACCGGCAACGGGGCGGGTGGTTACTACCGCATTGATCTGGCGGCGGGCACCGTGCTGACCATCGACATCGACGGGATTGCCGATCCCAATGTTCACGACAGCTGGGTTCGGCTGCTGGACAGCGAGGGCAATATCGTCACCCAGAACGATGATGGCGGCGGCGATCCCGGCTCCACCAGCAACCGCGACTCCAGCACTGTCTTTGTGGTCGAGGAAACCGGTACCTACTACATCCTTGAGGGCAGCTGGTCGCCGGATACCGCCGATGGCTGGTCCGAGAGCGTGCCTGAAGGCTCCACCTATGAGCTGAATGTCTCGGTCGAATTCCCACCGGCACCGGCGCAGCCGGGCGAGGCGGGCGAGGATGTGCTCAGGGGCGGACGTGGCAACGACATGCTGGATGGCGGTCTGATGGCGGATACGCTCTTTGGTGGTCAGGGAGACGATTACTTCCGCTTCTCGACCGAGCTGGGTGCGGACAATATCGACGAGATCCGCGACTTCGATGTGGCCAGTGACACCATCCTGCTGGACAGCGCGATCTTCACCGAAGTGGGCGCAGAGGGTGTGCTGGACTTTGGCGCCTTCCACAGCAGCGCTTCGGGTACCGCGCTCGATGCGGCGGACCGGATTGTCTACAACACCTCCAGCGGTGCGCTGACCTATGATGCGGACGGTCGGGGCGGTGACGATGCGATCCAGTTCGCCCAGTTGCAGTCCGGGCTACAGCTGACATCAGATGATTTTGTGATCATCTGA